TACAAAACGCTGGGCAATTTTCCCAGCGCCAATAATTCCCCAACGTATCATATCTGCCCCTGTACACTCTTTAAGTTTTCAGCTACTACGGCCATCTTTTCTTTCAGAGGTCCTTCTACCTGTGAAGGTACTAGATTTAACAAATCTCCTCCATTGAGGGCAATCTCTTTACATACAGAGGAAGATAGGAATGAATATTGCGGTTTCGCAATTAAGAATGCTGTTTCAATCTCATGTGCCAACATCATATTCGCAGTTGCTTGTCCGAGTTCATATTCATAATCACTGACGGCACGAATACCACGAATAATGACAGCAGCACCAATCTTACGGGCAAACTCTACTGTTAGACCAGAGCCAATCATCACAGTTACATTCTGTGGGTTACCAATAGATTTTAAGCTATCGATAACCATCTGTTTTCTTTCTTCACTATTGAATAAACAAGTCTTACGTGGATTGAACATAATCAATACCACAACCTCATCAAATAAACGTGATGCACGCTCAATAATATCCAAATGACCGTTAGTAATTGGATCAAATGTTCCTGGATAGCAAGCTTTCATCCTTCCACCTCATTTCGATAATAGGTAATACGTGTAATACCGTAGATTGCTTCTTTATATGGTTTTAAAGAACCAAACTCTTTTTTAAATTCATCTTCTTTTGCGGATTCAATCACAACTACAGCATGATCCGTAAGCATTTTATTCTCTTGCAAGTATTCTAGAATTTCATTATTGCGTTGTCCTGCGTATGGTGGATCTAGATATACCAAATCAAAACATAGTCCTTCTGCCTTTAAAAGTGATAATGCTTTTTTATCTGGCATATGTAAGACTTTTGTCTTCCCTATACAACGTAATGACTCTATATTTTTACGGATGACATGAATTGCATCTTTAGAGATATCCGCAAATACCGCATAATTATATCCACGAGATAGTGCTTCTAAGCCATTAGCACCGCTACCTGCATATAAATCTAATACTGTGCCACCATCAAACATCCCTCCTAGGGATGAAAAAACAGCTTCTCTAACCTTATCTAATGTAGGTCTTGTCTGATTGCCAGAACGTGTTTCTATCTTGCGTGAACGATATTCACCAGCGATAATTCTCATCGAATCTCACCTCGTTTATAGGAGGCAATCACCGCTTGTGAGATACCAACGCAAGCCATAATAGACATCGTAGAAGAGCCACCAGCAGATACCATCAAAAGTGGTACACCTGTTAGAGGAATTAATCCTGTAACACCACCAATATTAAAGAATATATGTACCAAGAAATACATCGCTGTACCAACAAGGATGATACGTCCCTTCTCGCTGCGCATTTTCATCGCATAGCGTAATAAAACAAAGATAATAACTCCATATACTGTAAGTAAGCCAATAAAGCCTATAAAGCCAAGCTCTTCAACTACAATCGCAAGGATATAGTCCGTACTAGCAGCAGGGAAGTTTGTATACTTACGTACAGAGTTACCGAGTCCCTTACCAAACCATCCTCCAGTCGCAAAGGAAATCAAACCACTAATTAACTGATAACCAGTACCATATTGATCCATAAATGGATTAATCGCAGATACGAAGCGTTTGATCTGATATGTCTTTAGGAATGTCATCTTCATGATGAGATGTTCTCCCGATGGAGATAAGATATAGAATCCTAAGAGAACTACACCATAGAATAAGATTGTTAATACTCTTTGATACCTTCTTAATTGAGGATGATTTGGAACCAAGAAACAAACGCAGATAATCACAAAGATAACTGCCATCGATCCAAAGTCAGACTGTAAAATCCATACAATAAACAAAATCACACCATCAATAAAAAGTGGTCGTTTGATCAAATCAAATCTCTTACTGTAGTTATGTACATTATCACCTAAATACAAGGCAACCACCAAAATCGCGATAATCTTTGCAAACTCCGAAGGCTGTAGAGTTACTTCTGTTACACCAAGTGGAATACGAATCCAAGCTCTAGCACCATTGGTTTCCGCAAACAATAAGCACAATAACAAGCTTGCGATTGTCCCGAGTATCACTAGGAAAGTCGTTGATGACTTCAATTTCTTGAGTTGGAAACGATTTGCTAAAAATGTCATGGCAGTATAACCCGCTACTGCATAGACAACCTGTTTAACAATTGTAATCACTAGAAAACGATTATTACCACCAGCAACACCCATGGATGCACTACCAACCATAATAATGCCAAACAACATCAAAATAATCATCGCCGCATGTAAGAAGTGGTCGGATGATTTTGGCATACGTAGATTCAGGAACTTCCTCTTTTTCACTGGTGCATTTACCTGAATTGGCTCTGCTTTTTTCGTTTTCTTTTTCTTTGTTTGCATACAAGTATTATTCTAACATACTGTACGAAATCCACACATCGAACATCACAAATATCATCAATTTTCATAAATTATTTCTAACAGTAAACAAAAATGGCCTAGACAAGAAGAGAGGATTATCTAAGAGCCAACTCTGTATCGTTGTGGCAATCGA
This genomic window from Solobacterium moorei contains:
- a CDS encoding FtsW/RodA/SpoVE family cell cycle protein — encoded protein: MQTKKKKTKKAEPIQVNAPVKKRKFLNLRMPKSSDHFLHAAMIILMLFGIIMVGSASMGVAGGNNRFLVITIVKQVVYAVAGYTAMTFLANRFQLKKLKSSTTFLVILGTIASLLLCLLFAETNGARAWIRIPLGVTEVTLQPSEFAKIIAILVVALYLGDNVHNYSKRFDLIKRPLFIDGVILFIVWILQSDFGSMAVIFVIICVCFLVPNHPQLRRYQRVLTILFYGVVLLGFYILSPSGEHLIMKMTFLKTYQIKRFVSAINPFMDQYGTGYQLISGLISFATGGWFGKGLGNSVRKYTNFPAASTDYILAIVVEELGFIGFIGLLTVYGVIIFVLLRYAMKMRSEKGRIILVGTAMYFLVHIFFNIGGVTGLIPLTGVPLLMVSAGGSSTMSIMACVGISQAVIASYKRGEIR
- the coaD gene encoding pantetheine-phosphate adenylyltransferase; the encoded protein is MKACYPGTFDPITNGHLDIIERASRLFDEVVVLIMFNPRKTCLFNSEERKQMVIDSLKSIGNPQNVTVMIGSGLTVEFARKIGAAVIIRGIRAVSDYEYELGQATANMMLAHEIETAFLIAKPQYSFLSSSVCKEIALNGGDLLNLVPSQVEGPLKEKMAVVAENLKSVQGQI
- the rsmD gene encoding 16S rRNA (guanine(966)-N(2))-methyltransferase RsmD, with product MRIIAGEYRSRKIETRSGNQTRPTLDKVREAVFSSLGGMFDGGTVLDLYAGSGANGLEALSRGYNYAVFADISKDAIHVIRKNIESLRCIGKTKVLHMPDKKALSLLKAEGLCFDLVYLDPPYAGQRNNEILEYLQENKMLTDHAVVVIESAKEDEFKKEFGSLKPYKEAIYGITRITYYRNEVEG